Proteins encoded within one genomic window of Salipaludibacillus agaradhaerens:
- a CDS encoding ABC transporter permease yields MNNTIQDTVRRVPLEARTKKPKQRWHFKQTWPLHLLVLPAVIVALIFQYGPMFGIIMAFQDFKPWLGFIESEFVGLKHFITMFEYNYARQVIWNTFVISILKLIFGLIVPLTFALMLNEVYHMRFKRTVQTIVYLPYFLSWVILGGMLIDILSPSGGVVNQLLGLIGVEPIFFLGSNDWFRTTVVVSDLWKETGFNTIVFLAAITVVNPNLYEAAVVDGANRWKQTWHITLPAMRPIIIVVATLALGNILNAGFDQIFNLYNPLVYETGDIIDTYVYRVGLVSGDFSYGTAVGLFKSVISLILIVIGYRLAYKYANWRIF; encoded by the coding sequence ATGAATAACACTATTCAGGATACGGTCCGGCGGGTACCACTTGAGGCAAGAACTAAAAAACCAAAACAGCGATGGCATTTTAAACAGACGTGGCCACTTCATCTTCTCGTCTTGCCAGCAGTTATCGTGGCCCTTATTTTTCAATATGGACCGATGTTTGGCATTATTATGGCATTTCAAGACTTTAAACCTTGGCTCGGTTTTATAGAGTCAGAGTTTGTCGGGTTAAAGCATTTTATCACAATGTTTGAATACAATTATGCACGTCAAGTTATTTGGAATACCTTTGTCATTTCCATATTGAAGCTTATTTTTGGATTAATTGTTCCTCTAACATTTGCTCTAATGTTAAACGAAGTGTACCATATGCGTTTTAAACGAACAGTGCAAACCATTGTTTATTTGCCTTATTTTTTATCCTGGGTCATTTTAGGCGGGATGCTTATTGATATTTTATCTCCTAGTGGAGGGGTAGTGAACCAACTCCTTGGATTAATAGGTGTGGAACCAATTTTTTTCTTAGGAAGTAATGACTGGTTTAGAACGACTGTTGTTGTGAGTGATTTATGGAAGGAAACAGGGTTTAATACCATTGTTTTTCTAGCAGCTATAACGGTAGTCAATCCCAACTTGTACGAAGCTGCAGTGGTAGATGGAGCTAATCGTTGGAAACAAACATGGCATATTACTCTACCTGCTATGCGTCCGATTATTATTGTTGTAGCGACATTAGCTTTGGGCAACATCTTAAACGCAGGTTTTGATCAAATTTTTAATTTGTATAACCCACTTGTTTATGAAACGGGTGATATTATTGATACTTATGTTTATCGAGTAGGTCTTGTAAGTGGCGATTTTAGTTACGGAACAGCGGTTGGACTTTTTAAATCTGTGATTAGCTTAATACTTATTGTCATTGGGTATCGACTTGCTTATAAATATGCTAACTGGCGAATTTTTTAA
- a CDS encoding carbohydrate ABC transporter permease yields the protein MQYKTKGYRIFTAFNYTFMICISFLCLFPLIHILAVSLSGSAPATANIVGLWPVDFTIDAYERTLANENFLRSLGVSVTRVILGTAISMTLLLCAAYALSKNDSEFKGRKIYMWFFVFTMLFNGGLVPTYIVVTRLGLTDTIWALVLPPAINAFNMILLLNFFRTSVPRSLEESAFIDGAGHFKIFLKIYLPISVPAIATISLFTMVFHWNSWFDGLIYNTNASNYPLQTFLQTIVVQQDFSNVDVDADMMRNLSQRTVQSAQIFISALPMLIVYPFLQRFFVKGIVLGADKE from the coding sequence ATGCAGTATAAAACGAAAGGATATCGAATATTCACTGCGTTTAACTACACATTTATGATCTGCATTTCATTTCTATGTTTGTTCCCTCTTATTCATATTTTAGCTGTTTCCTTAAGTGGGTCTGCACCAGCTACTGCTAACATTGTCGGTTTGTGGCCAGTGGATTTTACTATTGATGCTTATGAACGAACGCTTGCCAATGAGAATTTTCTGCGTTCATTAGGGGTGTCAGTCACCCGAGTTATTTTAGGAACGGCTATTTCCATGACGCTTCTTTTATGTGCTGCTTATGCACTCTCAAAGAATGATAGCGAGTTTAAGGGAAGAAAAATATATATGTGGTTTTTTGTTTTTACTATGTTATTTAATGGGGGACTCGTTCCTACTTATATTGTTGTCACACGGTTAGGGCTGACAGATACTATCTGGGCATTAGTACTCCCACCAGCTATCAATGCCTTTAATATGATTTTACTGCTCAATTTTTTTCGAACGTCCGTCCCTCGTTCTCTAGAAGAATCAGCTTTTATTGATGGCGCAGGACATTTTAAGATTTTCCTGAAAATATATCTTCCCATTTCTGTACCGGCTATCGCCACAATTTCATTGTTTACGATGGTTTTCCATTGGAATTCCTGGTTCGATGGTTTGATCTATAATACAAATGCCTCTAATTATCCCTTGCAAACATTTTTACAAACAATCGTTGTTCAACAAGATTTTAGTAACGTAGATGTGGATGCAGACATGATGAGAAATTTATCTCAACGTACAGTCCAATCAGCACAAATATTTATTTCTGCCCTTCCTATGCTCATTGTTTATCCGTTTTTACAAAGGTTCTTTGTTAAAGGTATCGTCCTTGGCGCTGATAAAGAATAG
- a CDS encoding alpha-glucuronidase family glycosyl hydrolase, producing the protein MTQGQYHLTTNYPFENDQVTSYKAWLQYSKSEGKYAKTVSPFLKTISSSCDASPILWSAIEELNQSITEMFDFSPFISFEVMSGKGVVLQLCSESETRLQDEGYMMYTEPNGQLIISGKTETGILYGTFHLLRLLQMEKPIDKLNVIENPANSLRLLNHWDNIDGSIERGYAGKSIFFEKDQFNQNYGRLKDYARMLASIGVNGIAINNVNVHQLETKLITPEYLTGVEKIAAIYRAYGVKTFLSINFASPIELGGLNTADPLDEEVKRFWEHAIKTIYTHIPDFGGVVVKADSENRPGPFTYGRTQAEGANMLAEIIAPYDGLVIWRCFVYNCHQDWRDRTTDRAKAAYDHFMPLDGDFHENVVLQIKNGPMDFQVREPVSPLLGGLKETNQVIEFQITQEYLGQQKHLVYLVPQWKEVLEFETYAKGSGSTVKKIVSGELYDRKNNGAAAVVNVGDDYNWTGHTLAQSNLYGYGRLMWSPEMTAEDISNEWIICTFGTDPLVLSTIKGMLLNSWTTYENYTSPLGVGWMVNPGHHYGPNVDGYEYQAWGTYHFADWKGLGVNRTMATGTGFSGQYYQKNAEKYESLTDCPEELLLFFHYVPYSYVLSSGKTVIQHIYDTHFAGVEQVEQYRQQWKQLQGRIDKKRFDDVATKLDMQFEHAKEWRDIVNTYFYRKSGIDDQHNRPIY; encoded by the coding sequence ATGACACAAGGCCAATATCATTTAACCACTAATTATCCTTTTGAAAATGATCAAGTCACTAGTTATAAGGCTTGGCTTCAATATTCTAAAAGTGAAGGAAAATATGCTAAAACGGTGTCCCCGTTCTTAAAGACTATTTCGTCCAGTTGTGATGCCTCTCCGATCCTATGGTCAGCAATAGAGGAGCTTAACCAATCGATAACGGAAATGTTCGATTTTTCTCCATTCATTTCATTTGAAGTGATGAGTGGAAAGGGTGTCGTTTTACAACTTTGTTCTGAGAGTGAGACCCGTCTTCAAGATGAAGGATATATGATGTATACAGAGCCGAATGGCCAGCTTATAATCAGCGGAAAAACAGAGACTGGTATTCTATACGGCACATTTCATTTGCTCCGTCTATTACAAATGGAAAAGCCAATTGACAAGTTAAATGTCATCGAGAATCCTGCCAATTCCTTACGGTTATTAAACCATTGGGATAATATAGATGGTTCGATAGAGAGAGGATATGCGGGGAAATCGATTTTCTTTGAAAAAGACCAATTTAACCAAAATTATGGTAGATTAAAAGATTATGCTAGAATGCTTGCTTCAATTGGTGTTAATGGGATAGCCATTAATAATGTGAATGTCCATCAATTAGAAACGAAATTAATAACACCCGAGTATTTAACGGGTGTTGAAAAAATAGCTGCCATATACCGTGCTTACGGGGTGAAAACATTTCTAAGTATTAATTTTGCAAGCCCAATTGAACTAGGGGGATTAAACACGGCAGATCCACTTGACGAAGAAGTCAAAAGGTTCTGGGAGCATGCTATAAAAACGATTTACACGCATATTCCTGATTTTGGAGGTGTCGTTGTTAAGGCTGATTCTGAAAACAGACCTGGACCATTTACGTATGGAAGAACACAGGCGGAGGGAGCCAACATGCTTGCAGAAATAATTGCTCCCTATGATGGTCTTGTCATTTGGCGCTGTTTTGTCTATAACTGCCATCAAGATTGGCGCGATCGAACGACTGATCGTGCCAAGGCAGCTTACGATCACTTTATGCCGCTAGATGGGGACTTTCATGAAAATGTCGTGTTACAGATAAAGAATGGCCCGATGGATTTTCAAGTGAGAGAACCTGTATCTCCTCTTTTAGGAGGACTGAAGGAAACAAATCAAGTGATAGAATTTCAAATAACCCAAGAATATCTTGGCCAACAAAAACATCTCGTTTATCTAGTCCCTCAATGGAAAGAGGTGCTTGAATTTGAAACTTATGCAAAAGGATCGGGTTCTACCGTCAAGAAGATTGTTAGCGGTGAACTATACGATAGAAAAAATAATGGGGCAGCAGCTGTCGTAAACGTAGGCGATGACTATAATTGGACCGGTCATACGTTGGCTCAATCCAATCTTTACGGCTACGGAAGACTTATGTGGTCGCCAGAAATGACAGCAGAAGACATATCAAACGAATGGATCATATGCACGTTTGGAACAGATCCTCTAGTATTGTCAACCATAAAGGGTATGCTACTTAATTCTTGGACAACATACGAAAACTATACTTCTCCTTTAGGAGTGGGATGGATGGTTAACCCAGGGCATCATTATGGTCCGAATGTTGATGGGTATGAATATCAAGCATGGGGAACGTATCACTTTGCTGATTGGAAGGGCTTGGGGGTGAATCGTACAATGGCTACTGGTACAGGGTTTAGCGGGCAGTATTATCAAAAGAATGCGGAAAAATATGAATCACTTACTGACTGTCCGGAAGAGTTGCTGCTATTCTTTCATTATGTTCCCTATTCATATGTCTTGTCGTCAGGAAAAACGGTCATTCAGCATATTTATGACACGCACTTTGCTGGCGTCGAACAAGTTGAGCAGTATCGGCAACAGTGGAAACAACTCCAAGGAAGAATAGACAAAAAGCGTTTCGATGATGTGGCAACAAAGCTTGATATGCAATTTGAGCATGCTAAAGAGTGGCGAGACATAGTAAATACGTATTTTTACCGAAAATCAGGAATTGATGATCAACATAACCGTCCAATTTACTAA
- a CDS encoding ROK family transcriptional regulator → MASYQQTVKLTNKMIILNAIRKYEPISRAELAQTLNLTKATVSTLVDELIDDHYCYQIGLGESSGGRRPLMLKFNERAGYTISIDIGVNYVVGVLTDLRGTIIEKFFQPFNTHDFTKTVMEVTRVIDHFLSTTAKTPYGLIGIGFGIPGLVNTENDILITPNLDWRQSNLKDIFTEQYGVPVIIENEANAGAYGEKTYGSAQDLNHFIYVSIGIGIGVGLILNNELFRGTNGFTGEMGHMIVKADGLSCRCGSKGCWEMYASEMALLNMCAAQGESLSDVTLETMIERAETSDQVKDAFNQTAHYLGIGINNIINTFNPEKIIIGNRLAKAEHLLKNELEQVIATQTLTHLRKSVDITFSQQHQHATLLGMTAFTIEQFLERQFYTDE, encoded by the coding sequence ATGGCCTCTTATCAGCAGACAGTCAAGTTAACAAATAAGATGATTATCTTAAATGCGATTAGAAAATATGAACCGATTTCACGGGCAGAACTTGCTCAAACGTTAAATTTAACGAAAGCAACTGTCTCTACTCTTGTAGATGAATTAATTGATGACCATTATTGCTATCAAATAGGATTAGGTGAATCAAGTGGCGGACGGCGACCTTTAATGCTAAAGTTCAATGAACGAGCCGGTTATACGATCAGCATCGATATTGGCGTCAACTATGTGGTAGGTGTGCTCACTGATTTAAGAGGCACTATTATCGAAAAATTTTTTCAACCGTTTAACACACATGATTTTACAAAAACTGTTATGGAAGTAACCCGTGTCATTGATCATTTTTTGTCTACTACAGCGAAGACACCTTATGGTTTAATTGGAATTGGGTTCGGCATCCCAGGCTTAGTTAATACGGAAAATGATATTCTCATAACGCCAAATCTTGATTGGCGGCAGTCAAATTTAAAAGATATCTTTACTGAACAATACGGTGTCCCAGTCATTATTGAAAATGAGGCAAATGCAGGAGCCTATGGAGAGAAAACATACGGAAGTGCCCAAGACTTAAATCACTTTATTTATGTAAGCATAGGAATCGGGATTGGTGTTGGACTCATCTTAAATAATGAGCTTTTCCGTGGAACCAATGGCTTTACCGGTGAAATGGGGCATATGATCGTAAAGGCGGATGGCCTGTCGTGCCGATGCGGTAGTAAAGGATGCTGGGAAATGTATGCGTCAGAAATGGCTTTATTAAACATGTGTGCTGCCCAAGGTGAAAGTTTATCAGATGTGACGCTTGAAACAATGATTGAGAGAGCGGAAACAAGTGATCAAGTGAAAGACGCCTTTAACCAGACAGCACATTATTTAGGCATCGGAATTAACAATATCATTAACACATTTAACCCTGAAAAAATCATTATTGGTAATCGCCTAGCTAAAGCAGAACACTTGCTTAAAAACGAATTAGAGCAAGTGATTGCCACCCAAACGTTAACTCACTTAAGAAAATCAGTCGACATCACTTTTTCCCAACAGCATCAACACGCTACTTTATTAGGCATGACAGCTTTTACAATTGAACAGTTTTTGGAAAGACAGTTTTATACAGACGAATAG
- the xylA gene encoding xylose isomerase, translated as MAYFNDVPKIKFEGYQSTNPFSFKYYDAEEKVGGKSMKEHLKFSVAYWHTLTGDGGDPFGAGTALRPWNHLSGMDQAKARVEAAFELFEKLDVPYFCFHDVDVAPEGSSLKETNDNLDVIVAMIKDYMKTSRTKLLWNTANMFTHPRFTHGAATANDANVYAYSAAKVKKGLEVGKELGAENYVFWGGREGYETLLNTDLKLELDNLAKFYHMALDYAKEIGFDAQFLIEPKPKEPTTHQYDFDVATATAFLHQYGLEQDFKFNIEANHATLAGHTFEHELRVARTSGMLGSVDANQGDTLLGWDTDEFPTDLYATTLAMYEILKNGGLGRGGLNFDAKVRRGSFAPNDLFHAHIAGMDAFAIGLKVANKLIEDNFFETILDNRYDTFKSAIGEKITAGNTNFKELEQHALQLDTIEVKSGQVEKIKAQLNQYLLRVNEL; from the coding sequence ATGGCATATTTTAATGACGTCCCTAAAATTAAGTTTGAAGGTTATCAATCTACAAATCCATTTTCATTTAAGTACTATGATGCTGAAGAAAAAGTTGGCGGAAAATCCATGAAAGAGCATTTAAAGTTTTCTGTTGCTTATTGGCACACCTTAACGGGAGATGGTGGGGATCCGTTTGGAGCTGGCACAGCATTACGGCCATGGAATCACTTAAGCGGCATGGATCAAGCAAAGGCGAGAGTAGAAGCGGCATTTGAATTGTTCGAAAAGCTTGATGTGCCTTATTTTTGCTTCCATGATGTAGATGTGGCACCTGAAGGAAGCTCGTTAAAAGAAACAAATGACAACCTTGATGTGATTGTGGCGATGATAAAAGACTATATGAAAACGAGTCGAACGAAACTACTATGGAATACAGCGAATATGTTTACACATCCAAGATTTACGCATGGTGCAGCTACAGCTAACGATGCAAATGTATACGCTTACTCGGCAGCGAAAGTGAAGAAAGGATTAGAAGTAGGGAAAGAGTTAGGTGCAGAAAACTACGTGTTTTGGGGTGGAAGAGAGGGCTACGAAACTTTACTAAATACAGATTTAAAGCTTGAATTAGATAACTTAGCTAAGTTTTATCATATGGCACTTGATTACGCGAAAGAAATTGGCTTTGATGCTCAGTTTTTAATTGAACCTAAGCCAAAAGAGCCGACGACCCATCAGTATGACTTTGATGTGGCAACAGCAACGGCATTTTTACACCAATATGGACTGGAACAAGATTTTAAGTTTAATATAGAAGCGAATCATGCCACATTGGCCGGACATACGTTTGAGCATGAATTGCGTGTAGCACGAACGAGCGGCATGCTCGGATCTGTTGATGCTAACCAAGGAGACACGTTACTTGGCTGGGATACGGATGAATTCCCTACTGACCTTTACGCCACCACACTAGCTATGTATGAAATTTTGAAAAATGGCGGTCTGGGCAGAGGAGGATTAAACTTTGATGCGAAAGTTCGCCGTGGCTCATTTGCCCCAAATGATTTATTTCATGCTCACATTGCCGGGATGGACGCATTTGCCATTGGCCTTAAAGTCGCCAACAAGTTAATAGAAGATAACTTCTTTGAAACGATACTTGATAACCGTTACGACACCTTTAAATCAGCTATAGGCGAGAAAATTACCGCTGGAAACACAAATTTCAAAGAACTAGAGCAACATGCTCTTCAATTAGATACAATTGAGGTGAAATCAGGCCAAGTTGAGAAAATTAAAGCGCAATTAAATCAGTATTTATTACGTGTGAATGAGCTATAA
- the xylB gene encoding xylulokinase has protein sequence MGYVLGVDLGTSAVKVLLVNRDGAVVTEAVTEYPLFQEKPGHSEQDPEDWVNGTINAIKAITENISDLEKIEGISFSGQMHGLVLLDEKNQPLRRAILWNDTRTTEQCREVEQKVGIDLLHTITKNPALEGFTLPKLMWVKKYEPELFNKATTFVLPKDYVRYRLTGALHMDYSDAAGTLLLNVANKTWSEEMCAKTGVPLTLCPPLVASHEKVGVLREDIAKKCGLSSHVAVFAGGADNACGAIGTGILREGVTLSSTGTSGVILSYEKDGDKEFNGRVHYFNHGEESAFYTMGVTLAAGYSLNWFKDTFAPHKSFEELVKEAEASPPGARGLLFTPYLVGERTPHADADIRGSFIGVHSGHSLGDFTRAVIEGVTFSLNETVELFREHGKTVDKIVCTGGGAKSDLWLQIQADIFNATVVKLKTEQGPGMGAAMLAAYGLGWFSSLKGCSDHFIDESGQYEPSAERVAAYRDLFGIYQRVYNQTKDITADLKPYRSL, from the coding sequence ATGGGGTATGTTTTAGGAGTAGACTTAGGCACGAGTGCAGTGAAAGTGTTGTTAGTTAATCGAGATGGGGCTGTCGTGACAGAAGCTGTTACCGAGTACCCGCTTTTCCAAGAGAAACCGGGGCATAGTGAACAAGATCCTGAAGATTGGGTGAACGGAACGATAAACGCGATCAAAGCTATCACGGAAAACATATCTGATCTAGAAAAAATTGAAGGTATCAGCTTTTCAGGTCAAATGCACGGCTTAGTTCTCCTAGATGAAAAGAATCAGCCGTTACGTCGTGCCATCTTATGGAATGACACTCGAACGACAGAACAGTGTCGAGAGGTTGAACAAAAGGTTGGAATCGACCTCCTTCACACAATTACGAAAAATCCAGCACTTGAAGGGTTTACGTTACCTAAACTCATGTGGGTAAAAAAATATGAGCCTGAATTATTCAATAAAGCGACTACGTTTGTATTACCAAAAGATTATGTGAGGTATCGTTTAACAGGTGCTTTACACATGGATTATTCTGATGCGGCAGGTACTCTCCTGTTAAATGTGGCAAATAAAACATGGAGTGAGGAAATGTGTGCAAAGACAGGTGTGCCGCTAACCTTGTGCCCGCCACTCGTCGCATCTCACGAAAAAGTGGGGGTGTTGCGTGAAGACATAGCAAAAAAATGTGGGCTTTCTTCTCATGTAGCCGTCTTTGCTGGTGGGGCAGATAATGCCTGTGGTGCCATAGGAACAGGGATTTTACGAGAAGGTGTGACATTAAGCAGCACAGGTACATCAGGTGTTATTTTATCCTATGAAAAGGATGGGGATAAAGAGTTTAATGGTCGTGTCCATTACTTTAACCATGGAGAAGAGTCCGCCTTTTATACGATGGGCGTAACGCTTGCGGCAGGTTATAGTTTAAACTGGTTCAAGGACACGTTTGCACCTCATAAATCGTTTGAAGAATTAGTGAAAGAAGCTGAAGCATCTCCACCTGGAGCGAGAGGACTCCTATTTACACCTTACCTCGTGGGGGAACGAACGCCTCATGCCGATGCGGATATTCGGGGAAGCTTTATAGGCGTCCACTCCGGACATTCATTAGGTGACTTTACTCGGGCGGTCATTGAAGGGGTGACATTCTCATTGAATGAAACAGTGGAGTTATTCAGAGAGCATGGCAAGACAGTGGATAAAATAGTGTGCACTGGTGGCGGGGCCAAAAGTGATTTATGGCTGCAAATCCAAGCGGATATTTTTAACGCCACGGTCGTGAAATTAAAAACGGAACAAGGACCGGGAATGGGAGCTGCGATGCTGGCCGCTTACGGACTAGGCTGGTTCTCTTCATTAAAGGGGTGTTCAGATCATTTTATTGACGAAAGCGGGCAGTATGAACCGAGTGCTGAACGCGTTGCTGCTTATCGTGACTTATTTGGTATCTATCAACGAGTGTATAACCAAACAAAAGACATCACCGCTGACCTTAAACCGTATCGTTCTCTCTAA